From Bos mutus isolate GX-2022 chromosome 5, NWIPB_WYAK_1.1, whole genome shotgun sequence, one genomic window encodes:
- the GPR182 gene encoding G-protein coupled receptor 182 — translation MSATAGPSVAPTRDVGEIYNWTELLHFFNHTLPECHMELNENTKRVALFVLYLAIFVVGLVENLLVICVNWRGSARAGLLRLYVLNMAIADLGIILSLPVWMLEATLDYTWLWGSFSCRFTHYFYYANMYSSIFFLVCLSVDRYVTLTNASTSWQRHQHRGRRAVCAGVWVLSALIPLPEVVHIRLVDSFEPMCLFMAPFETYSTWATVVALSTTVLGFLLPLPLIAVFNVLTARRLRQTGQPEGRRHCLLVCAYIAVFVICWLPYHLTLLLLTLHGTHISLHCYLAHLLYFFYDIIDCFSMLHCVVNPILYNFLSPSFRGRLLNAVVHYLPKVQVREGRHASTSSSSSTQHSIIITKEGTQPPAAGPHQHPSLNFQAANTLPTSAPQSLVAS, via the coding sequence ATGTCGGCCACCGCAGGGCCCAGCGTGGCGCCCACCAGAGACGTGGGAGAGATCTACAACTGGACGGAGCTGCTCCACTTCTTCAACCACACCCTGCCCGAGTGCCACATGGAGCTCAACGAGAACACCAAGCGCGTAGCCCTCTTCGTGCTCTACCTGGCCATCTTTGTGGTCGGGCTGGTGGAGAACCTCCTGGTGATCTGCGTCAACTGGCGGGGCTCGGCCCGTGCGGGGCTGCTGCGTCTCTACGTCCTCAATATGGCCATCGCCGACCTGGGCATCATCCTGTCTCTGCCAGTGTGGATGCTGGAGGCCACGCTGGACTACACCTGGCTCTGGGGCAGCTTCTCCTGCCGCTTCACCCACTATTTCTACTATGCCAACATGTACAGCAGCATCTTCTTCCTGGTGTGCCTCAGCGTGGACCGCTACGTCACCCTCACCAACGCCTCTACCTCCTGGCAGCGCCACCAGCACCGAGGGCGCAGGGCCGTGTGTGCCGGGGTCTGGGTCCTCTCGGCCCTCATCCCGCTGCCTGAGGTGGTCCACATCCGGCTGGTGGACAGCTTTGAGCCCATGTGCCTCTTCATGGCGCCTTTTGAAACATACAGCACATGGGCCACGGTGGTGGCCCTGTCCACCACTGTCCTGGGCTTCCTGCTGCCCTTGCCCCTCATTGCCGTCTTCAATGTGCTGACAGCCCGCCGGCTCCGGCAGACAGGACAGCCCGAGGGCCGGCGCCACTGCCTGCTGGTGTGTGCCTACATAGCCGTCTTTGTCATCTGCTGGCTGCCCTACCACCTGACCCTGCTGCTGCTCACACTTCACGGCACCCACATCTCCCTCCACTGCTACCTGGCCCACCTGCTCTACTTCTTCTACGACATCATTGACTGCTTCTCCATGCTCCACTGTGTTGTCAACCCCATCCTTTATAACTTCCTCAGCCCGAGCTTCCGGGGCCGGCTCCTCAACGCCGTGGTCCATTACCTTCCCAAGGTCCAGGTCAGGGAGGGCAGACatgcctccacctcctcctcctcctccacccagcATTCCATCATCATCACCAAGGAGGGTACCCAGCCCCCTGCAGCTGGCCCCCACCAGCACCCAAGCCTGAACTTCCAGGCAGCAAATACCCTACCCACCTCCGCTCCTCAGTCTCTTGTAGCCAGCTGA
- the ZBTB39 gene encoding zinc finger and BTB domain-containing protein 39, translating into MGMRIKLQSTNHPNNLLKELNKCRLSETMCDVTIVVGSRSFPAHKAVLACAAGYFQNLFLNTGLDAARTYVVDFITPANFEKILSFVYTSELFTDLINVGVIYEVAERLGMDDLLRACHSTFPDLESTAVAKPLTSTSENHSGTPSCSSVEPPHPLGELRGSGEHFGPDRNYALPSDAGGNYKEEERNVTSDTNHSLQPLPPKTEDHDAPAPFTSVPSVVTQPVLGTVSTGIQTSTSSCQPYKVQSNGDFSKNSFFTPDSAVDITTGTNSCLSNSDHSKDPSFGQMDELQLEDLGDDDLQFEDPTEEIGTAEEVIELSDDSEDELTFGESENRENKAMPCQVCKKVLEPNIQLIRQHARDHVDLLTGNCKVCETHFQDRNSRVTHVLSHIGIFLFSCDMCETKFFTQWQLTLHRRDGIFENNIIVHPNDPLPGKLGLFAGAVSAELKCAACGKALAKDFHVVRGHILDHLNLKGQACSVCDQRHLNLCSLMWHTLSHLGISVFSCSVCANSFVDWHLLEKHMAVHQSLEDALFRCHLCSQSFKSEAAYRYHVSQHKCNSGLDTRPGFGLQNPALQKRKLPAEEFLSEELALQGQPGNSKYSCKVCGKRFAHTSEFNYHRRIHTGEKPYQCKVCHKFFRGRSTIKCHLKTHSGALMYRCTVCGHYSSTLNLMSKHVGVHKGSLPPDFTIEQTFMYIIHSKEAEKNPDS; encoded by the coding sequence ATGGGCATGAGGATCAAACTGCAAAGCACCAACCACCCCAACAACCTGCTGAAAGAACTCAACAAGTGCCGGCTCTCGGAGACCATGTGCGATGTCACCATCGTGGTGGGGAGCCGTTCCTTCCCGGCCCACAAAGCTGTGCTGGCCTGTGCGGCTGGCTATTTCCAGAACCTCTTCCTCAACACTGGGCTTGATGCTGCCAGGACCTATGTGGTGGACTTTATCACTCCTGCCAACTTCGAGAAGATTCTAAGCTTTGTCTACACGTCAGAACTCTTCACGGACCTGATCAACGTCGGAGTCATCTACGAGGTAGCAGAGCGTCTGGGTATGGACGATCTCCTCCGGGCCTGTCACTCCACCTTTCCTGACCTGGAGAGCACTGCCGTGGCCAAGCCCCTGACCAGCACCAGTGAGAACCACTCTGGTACCCCGAGTTGTAGCTCAGTAGAACCCCCCCATCCCCTTGGAGAACTCCGGGGGAGCGGGGAGCACTTTGGTCCTGATAGAAACTATGCGTTACCTAGTGATGCTGGAGGAAACTataaagaggaggagagaaatgtTACCAGTGACACTAACCATAGCCTGCAGCCGCTGCCACCAAAGACAGAAGACCACGATGCCCCTGCTCCGTTCACATCTGTCCCCAGCGTGGTGACCCAGCCAGTCCTGGGCACTGTCAGCACGGGCATCCAAACCAGCACCAGCTCCTGCCAGCCATACAAAGTCCAGAGCAATGGAGACTTCAGTAAGAACAGCTTCTTCACTCCTGACAGTGCAGTAGACATTACCACTGGGACCAACTCCTGTCTGAGCAACAGCGACCATTCCAAAGACCCAAGCTTTGGGCAGATGGATGAGCTCCAGTTGGAGGACCTGGGGGATGATGACTTGCAGTTTGAAGACCCCACTGAGGAGATTGGCACAGCTGAGGAGGTGATTGAATTGAGTGATGACAGTGAGGATGAGCTAACTTTTGGAGAGAGTGAAAACCGAGAGAATAAGGCCATGCCCTGCCAGGTATGCAAGAAGGTTCTAGAGCCCAACATTCAACTGATCCGACAACATGCTCGGGACCACGTGGACCTGCTGACTGGCAACTGCAAGGTCTGTGAGACCCATTTCCAGGACCGGAACTCCCGGGTCACCCATGTTCTCTCCCACATCGGTATTTTCCTCTTCTCCTGCGACATGTGTGAAACTAAGTTCTTTACCCAGTGGCAACTGACCCTCCACCGACGGGATGGAATATTTGAGAACAACATCATCGTCCACCCCAACGACCCCTTGCCTGGGAAGCTGGGTCTCTTTGCAGGGGCGGTCTCTGCAGAGCTGAAATGTGCTGCCTGTGGGAAGGCATTGGCCAAAGATTTCCATGTGGTCCGGGGCCATATCCTTGACCATCTGAACCTGAAGGGCCAGGCCTGCAGCGTCTGTGACCAGCGCCACCTCAACCTCTGCAGCCTCATGTGGCACACACTTTCCCACCTTGGCATCTCTGTCTTCTCTTGCTCTGTGTGTGCAAACAGCTTTGTGGACTggcatctcctggagaagcacaTGGCTGTGCACCAAAGCCTGGAAGATGCCCTCTTCCGCTGTCACTTGTGCAGCCAGAGCTTCAAGTCAGAGGCTGCCTATCGCTACCATGTCAGCCAGCACAAGTGCAACAGTGGCCTTGACACACGGCCTGGTTTTGGACTCCAGAACCCAGCTCTCCAGAAGCGGAAGCTGCCGGCAGAGGAGTTCCTGAGTGAGGAACTGGCGCTGCAGGGCCAACCCGGGAACAGCAAGTATAGCTGCAAGGTGTGCGGCAAAAGGTTTGCCCACACGAGTGAGTTTAACTACCACCGGCGGATCCACACGGGCGAGAAGCCGTACCAGTGTAAGGTGTGCCACAAGTTCTTCCGAGGCCGCTCGACCATCAAGTGCCACCTGAAGACGCACTCGGGGGCTCTCATGTATCGCTGCACGGTCTGTGGCCACTACAGCTCTACCCTTAACCTCATGAGCAAGCACGTCGGTGTGCACAAAGGCAGCCTCCCACCCGACTTCACCATCGAGCAAACCTTCATGTACATTATTCATTCCAAAGAAGCGGAGAAGAACCCGGACAGCTGA